In Stenotrophomonas sp. 169, one DNA window encodes the following:
- a CDS encoding XVIPCD domain-containing protein produces MSLTSQDYAALSDDAYKDYAVGRRDTAKDELVTLNGHAYKIIEHVNNRNTGYQGTVYERADTGEVVVAHRGTEQILLDAVVTDAGMVLSRTNQQAPDAIALTQRAVAQAEVNASLNGRAAEVSVTGHSLGGALAQVTAHHFDLKGETFNAYGAASLGLRIPEGGNAMVNHVMAADPVSAASGHYGQVRTYATEGEINTLRASGFRNGAIASFLIPDSALLAAGRSLDSHKMGNFLNEGSVLDNPASQALAKQNESLIGGYREKLESLRGGLTSVTRGGIGNAVDLYDRIRGPLDAGEPARKAAEDAHKRDGAMRMDSPGHPGNLLFQDALRGVEAQDLRAGRTPDQHSGQLAGSLAAEMHANGGTRIDNVLMSSDASRTFGVQGQANDPAHLRVSVATTEAMQVPLEQSSERVQHAATQRMGQEQELQLAQQQNATRQMHA; encoded by the coding sequence ATGAGCTTGACCAGCCAGGACTATGCTGCGCTGTCCGATGATGCGTACAAGGATTACGCCGTTGGCCGCCGAGACACGGCAAAGGACGAGCTGGTCACGCTCAATGGCCATGCCTACAAGATCATCGAGCATGTAAACAACAGGAACACGGGTTACCAAGGCACCGTCTACGAGCGCGCCGACACCGGCGAAGTTGTCGTAGCGCACCGTGGCACCGAGCAAATCCTGCTGGATGCCGTGGTGACCGACGCCGGCATGGTGCTCTCGCGAACCAACCAACAGGCGCCGGACGCCATTGCCCTGACCCAGCGAGCGGTAGCCCAGGCGGAGGTCAATGCCTCCTTGAACGGACGGGCCGCCGAGGTCAGCGTCACCGGGCATTCGCTGGGCGGCGCGCTGGCCCAGGTCACCGCACACCATTTCGACCTCAAGGGCGAGACCTTCAATGCGTATGGCGCGGCCAGCCTCGGCCTGCGCATCCCGGAAGGCGGCAACGCCATGGTCAATCATGTGATGGCAGCTGATCCGGTCAGCGCGGCGTCGGGCCACTATGGCCAGGTGCGTACTTACGCAACCGAAGGAGAGATCAATACGCTGCGGGCATCCGGCTTCCGCAATGGCGCGATCGCCAGTTTCCTGATTCCCGATTCGGCATTGCTGGCGGCCGGGCGCTCGCTGGATTCGCACAAGATGGGCAACTTCCTGAACGAAGGCTCGGTGCTGGACAACCCCGCCTCGCAGGCATTGGCCAAGCAGAACGAAAGCCTCATCGGCGGCTACCGCGAGAAACTCGAGTCGCTGCGTGGCGGCCTGACAAGCGTCACCCGCGGCGGTATCGGCAACGCCGTGGACCTCTACGACCGCATCCGCGGCCCGCTGGATGCGGGTGAACCGGCCCGCAAGGCAGCAGAAGATGCGCACAAGCGCGATGGCGCCATGCGCATGGACAGCCCCGGCCACCCCGGCAACCTGCTGTTCCAGGACGCGCTGCGCGGCGTGGAAGCACAGGACCTGCGCGCCGGCCGTACGCCGGACCAGCACAGCGGCCAGCTGGCCGGCAGCCTGGCGGCGGAAATGCACGCCAACGGCGGCACCCGCATCGACAACGTGCTGATGAGCAGCGATGCCTCGCGCACCTTCGGCGTGCAGGGCCAGGCCAACGACCCGGCGCACCTGCGGGTTTCCGTGGCCACCACCGAGGCGATGCAGGTTCCCTTGGAACAGAGCAGCGAGCGCGTGCAGCACGCAGCCACACAGCGCATGGGCCAGGAACAGGAGCTTCAGCTGGCCCAGCAGCAGAACGCAACGCGGCAGATGCATGCCTGA
- a CDS encoding XVIPCD domain-containing protein yields MPLTHRDYAALSADAYEDHKVGRRAPGQEEVVPLNGHNYKVLEHVNNRQNGYQGTIYQREDTGEIIVSHRGTEEILQDAVLADGGMVLARYNLQANDAIALTQRAVALSKHIGENEGRAPEVSVTGHSLGGALAQVTAHHFDLKGETFNAYGAASLGLRIPEGGNSVINHAMASDPVSAASGHYGEVRLYARPDEIRTLGNAGFSNKWYNGVIPDSALVAAGGSLGAHKLGNFADSGSVLDDPATQALAKQNARMIDEYRDKVELLRGAVTTGARGVPGVAVDVYDRIRGPLDPGEPARKAAEDAHTRDGAMRMDSPGHPGNLLFQDALRGVEAQDLRAGRTPDQHSGQLAGSLAAEMHANGGTRIDNVLMSSDASRTFGVQGQANDPAHLRVSVATTEAMQVPLEQSSERVQQAATQRMGQEQELQLAQQQNATRQMHA; encoded by the coding sequence ATGCCGCTCACCCACCGCGACTACGCCGCGCTTTCCGCCGATGCCTATGAAGACCACAAGGTCGGCCGCCGCGCGCCTGGCCAGGAAGAAGTGGTGCCGCTCAATGGGCACAACTACAAGGTGCTGGAGCACGTAAACAACCGGCAGAACGGCTACCAGGGCACGATCTACCAGCGCGAAGACACCGGGGAGATCATCGTCTCCCATCGCGGCACCGAGGAGATCCTGCAGGACGCCGTGCTTGCCGATGGCGGCATGGTGCTGGCGCGCTACAACCTGCAGGCCAACGATGCCATCGCGCTGACCCAGCGTGCGGTCGCGCTGTCCAAGCACATCGGCGAGAACGAAGGCCGGGCCCCGGAAGTCAGCGTCACCGGGCACTCGCTGGGCGGAGCGCTGGCCCAGGTCACCGCCCACCACTTCGACCTGAAGGGCGAAACCTTCAACGCCTACGGCGCCGCCAGTTTGGGCCTGCGCATTCCCGAAGGCGGCAACAGCGTGATCAACCACGCCATGGCATCGGATCCGGTCAGCGCCGCGTCCGGCCATTACGGCGAGGTGCGACTGTACGCCAGGCCCGATGAGATCCGCACGCTGGGCAACGCCGGTTTCAGCAACAAGTGGTACAACGGCGTGATTCCGGATTCGGCGCTGGTCGCCGCCGGCGGCTCGCTGGGCGCGCACAAGCTCGGCAATTTCGCTGACAGCGGCTCGGTGCTGGACGACCCTGCCACGCAGGCGCTGGCCAAGCAGAACGCGCGGATGATCGATGAGTACCGCGACAAGGTGGAACTGCTGCGCGGTGCGGTCACCACCGGCGCGCGCGGCGTGCCGGGCGTGGCCGTGGACGTCTACGACCGCATCCGCGGCCCGCTGGATCCGGGTGAACCGGCCCGCAAGGCAGCAGAAGATGCGCACACGCGCGATGGCGCCATGCGCATGGACAGCCCCGGCCACCCCGGCAACCTGCTGTTCCAGGACGCGCTGCGCGGCGTGGAAGCACAGGACCTGCGCGCCGGCCGTACGCCGGACCAGCACAGCGGCCAGCTGGCCGGCAGCCTGGCGGCAGAAATGCACGCCAACGGCGGCACCCGCATCGACAACGTGCTGATGAGCAGCGATGCCTCGCGCACCTTCGGCGTACAGGGCCAGGCCAACGACCCGGCGCACTTGCGCGTTTCCGTAGCGACCACCGAGGCGATGCAGGTTCCTCTGGAACAGAGCAGCGAGCGCGTGCAGCAGGCAGCCACACAGCGCATGGGCCAGGAACAGGAGCTTCAGCTGGCCCAGCAGCAGAACGCAACGCGGCAGATGCATGCCTGA
- a CDS encoding DNA adenine methylase, whose amino-acid sequence MNPQEDAIDRVPVEHEAFLRSQLITYIGNKRALLPFVEAGIVHAMACLQKPTIHFLDMFSGSGVVARLARRYAATLHCNDLERYSEVGNRCYQANAQEVDTAALRDELDRVARRVAQDSAPGFLCELYAPRDDDNIEPGERVFYTRRNAMFLDTFCQVVADTPEALKPFLLGPVLAQASMYTNTSGVFKGFHKNREGIGQFGGSARNALSRILRPIEVQPPVFSRFACEVQLHRRDANALVRELGVVDVAYFDPPYNEHPYGSNYFMLNLLCDYQRPSQVSRVSGIPTDWNRSDYNKARLAESALFDAVAQVRAHFVLISYNSEGFISHERFVAGLEGMGALSVMDTRYNAFRGSRNLAARDTHVTEFLYLLDKR is encoded by the coding sequence TTGAATCCGCAGGAAGATGCCATTGACCGCGTGCCTGTCGAGCACGAGGCGTTCCTGCGTAGCCAGCTGATCACCTACATCGGCAACAAGCGGGCGCTGCTGCCCTTCGTGGAAGCTGGCATCGTGCATGCGATGGCGTGTCTGCAGAAGCCGACCATCCATTTCCTGGATATGTTTTCCGGTTCCGGCGTAGTGGCACGGCTGGCCCGGCGCTATGCCGCGACCCTGCACTGCAACGATCTGGAGCGGTACAGCGAGGTAGGCAACCGCTGTTATCAAGCCAATGCGCAGGAGGTGGACACTGCTGCGTTGAGGGACGAGCTTGACCGAGTGGCCCGCCGCGTTGCGCAGGATAGCGCGCCGGGCTTTCTCTGCGAGCTGTACGCTCCGCGCGACGATGACAACATCGAGCCCGGTGAGCGGGTGTTCTATACGCGGCGCAACGCGATGTTCCTGGATACCTTCTGCCAGGTTGTAGCCGATACGCCGGAGGCGTTGAAGCCATTCCTGCTGGGGCCGGTGCTCGCCCAGGCGTCGATGTACACCAATACGTCCGGCGTGTTCAAAGGCTTCCACAAAAACCGCGAGGGCATTGGACAGTTTGGCGGCAGTGCGCGCAATGCGTTGTCGCGGATCCTGCGGCCGATCGAGGTGCAGCCGCCGGTGTTCAGTCGCTTTGCGTGCGAGGTGCAGTTGCATCGCCGCGATGCCAATGCGCTGGTGCGCGAGCTGGGCGTGGTGGACGTGGCCTACTTCGATCCGCCCTACAATGAGCATCCGTATGGTTCGAACTACTTCATGTTGAACCTGTTGTGTGACTACCAGCGGCCGTCGCAGGTGAGTCGGGTGTCGGGCATTCCCACCGACTGGAATCGGTCGGACTACAACAAGGCCCGTCTGGCCGAGTCCGCGCTGTTCGACGCGGTGGCGCAGGTGCGGGCGCATTTCGTGTTGATTTCGTACAACTCCGAAGGGTTCATCAGTCACGAGCGGTTTGTGGCGGGGCTGGAGGGCATGGGGGCGTTGAGCGTGATGGATACCCGCTACAACGCGTTCCGCGGAAGCCGGAACCTGGCAGCGCGGGATACGCATGTGACGGAGTTTCTCTATCTGTTGGACAAACGGTGA
- the mntR gene encoding manganese-binding transcriptional regulator MntR, with the protein MPDTARPKSVLPASQVHMEGFAQVREARRSELVEDYVELIADLIADGREARQVDIASRLGVAQPTVAKALKRLVKEGWAIQRPYRGVFLTPAGEQLARDVRTRHQTVERFLLALGVDADSARRDAEGIEHHVSEATLAAFEAFLQKAGRP; encoded by the coding sequence ATGCCTGATACTGCCCGCCCCAAATCCGTCCTGCCCGCTTCCCAGGTCCATATGGAGGGCTTCGCGCAGGTGCGCGAGGCGCGGCGGTCCGAGCTGGTGGAAGATTATGTGGAACTGATCGCCGACCTGATTGCCGATGGCCGCGAGGCCCGCCAGGTGGATATTGCCAGCCGCCTGGGGGTGGCCCAGCCGACGGTGGCCAAGGCGCTGAAGCGGCTGGTCAAGGAGGGCTGGGCGATCCAGCGGCCGTATCGCGGGGTGTTCCTGACGCCGGCCGGCGAGCAGCTGGCACGCGATGTCCGCACCCGTCACCAGACCGTGGAGCGCTTTCTGCTGGCACTCGGCGTGGATGCCGATTCGGCGCGACGCGACGCCGAGGGGATCGAGCACCATGTGAGCGAAGCGACGCTGGCTGCGTTCGAGGCGTTCCTGCAGAAGGCGGGCCGCCCATGA
- the tadA gene encoding tRNA adenosine(34) deaminase TadA produces MSNALPVHDADEHWMRHALALAERAEREFNEIPVGAVLVSAQGEVLGEGWNLNIAEHDPSAHAEIVAMRRAGRALQNHRLMGSTLYVTLEPCAMCAMAIVHARVGRLVYAATDPKTGACGSVFNLLGDARHNHRVEIHGGVLAREASNRLTNYFRAKRGRPLLALDAPPADAG; encoded by the coding sequence ATGAGCAACGCATTGCCGGTGCACGACGCCGACGAGCACTGGATGCGCCATGCGCTAGCCCTGGCCGAGCGCGCGGAGCGCGAGTTCAACGAGATCCCGGTTGGGGCGGTGCTGGTCAGTGCACAGGGTGAGGTGCTGGGCGAGGGCTGGAATCTCAACATTGCCGAGCACGATCCCAGTGCGCATGCAGAGATCGTGGCGATGCGGCGGGCGGGGAGGGCGCTGCAGAACCATCGGCTGATGGGCAGCACGCTGTACGTCACCCTGGAGCCGTGCGCCATGTGTGCCATGGCGATCGTGCATGCGCGCGTGGGGCGCCTGGTCTACGCGGCCACTGATCCGAAGACCGGCGCCTGCGGCAGTGTGTTCAACCTGCTCGGCGATGCGCGGCACAACCATCGGGTCGAGATCCACGGCGGCGTGCTGGCGCGCGAAGCCAGCAACCGGCTGACCAATTATTTTCGTGCCAAGCGCGGGCGCCCGCTGCTTGCGTTGGACGCGCCGCCTGCCGACGCAGGCTGA
- the orn gene encoding oligoribonuclease yields MADTGAGNDRLIWIDLEMTGLDTDNDSIIEIATVVTDAQLNVLAEGPEFAIHHPVERLEAMDEWNRNQHRRSGLWQRVVDSQVTLGQAEAATVNFLSEWISAGASPMCGNSICQDRRFLHREMPRLEKYFHYRNLDVSTIKELAKRWAPTVAAGVGKNSNHTALSDVQDSINELKHYRQFMGALAGLPH; encoded by the coding sequence ATGGCCGACACCGGCGCAGGCAATGACCGATTGATCTGGATCGACCTGGAAATGACCGGGTTGGATACCGACAACGATTCGATCATCGAGATTGCCACGGTGGTCACCGATGCCCAGCTCAACGTGCTTGCCGAAGGCCCGGAGTTCGCGATCCACCATCCGGTGGAGCGGCTGGAGGCGATGGACGAGTGGAACCGCAACCAGCATCGCCGTTCGGGCCTGTGGCAGCGCGTGGTCGACAGCCAGGTCACCCTGGGCCAGGCCGAAGCGGCGACGGTGAACTTTCTCAGCGAGTGGATCAGTGCCGGCGCATCGCCGATGTGCGGAAACTCGATCTGTCAGGACCGCCGCTTCCTGCACCGCGAGATGCCGCGGCTGGAGAAGTACTTCCATTACCGCAACCTGGATGTGTCCACCATCAAGGAGCTGGCCAAGCGCTGGGCCCCGACGGTGGCTGCGGGCGTCGGCAAGAACAGCAACCACACGGCGCTGAGTGATGTGCAGGATTCGATCAACGAGCTGAAGCATTACCGACAGTTCATGGGTGCGTTGGCGGGGCTGCCCCACTGA
- a CDS encoding EcsC family protein: MNEPILLPRDIAQQPDDWASLQRAVSLLEAPTITARMANLVGTPLEFAVSRLPNAVSSRIHGAVQAALYKAVQGALMSMDNTPGKAASTRWHKFAAATSGAVGGAFGFTALLIELPLSTTIMMRAVADVARSEGFDLADLSTRQACLEVFALGGNAKSDDASETGYYLARGFTADVVRHLSAELVGRVATGRNLTLGVAPKEAGKLLAKLAEKVAARFGVVITEKFAAQAVPIVGAATGAALNTMFTDYYQDVARGHFIVRRLERKYGEEVVQACYQRIANG, encoded by the coding sequence ATGAACGAACCGATCCTGCTCCCCCGCGATATTGCCCAGCAGCCTGACGATTGGGCATCCCTGCAACGTGCTGTTTCCCTGTTGGAGGCACCGACCATCACCGCGCGCATGGCCAATCTGGTCGGCACGCCGCTGGAGTTCGCCGTCAGCCGCCTGCCCAATGCGGTGTCCAGTCGCATCCACGGCGCAGTGCAGGCGGCGTTGTACAAGGCCGTGCAGGGTGCGTTGATGAGCATGGACAATACGCCGGGCAAGGCGGCATCCACGCGCTGGCACAAGTTCGCGGCGGCGACCTCCGGCGCAGTGGGCGGCGCGTTTGGCTTCACCGCGCTGCTGATCGAGCTGCCGCTGTCCACGACCATCATGATGCGCGCCGTGGCTGACGTGGCCCGCAGTGAGGGGTTTGACCTGGCTGATCTGTCCACGCGCCAGGCCTGTCTGGAAGTGTTCGCGCTGGGCGGCAACGCGAAGAGCGATGACGCCAGTGAGACTGGCTATTACCTGGCTCGGGGTTTTACGGCGGACGTCGTGCGGCACCTGTCGGCCGAACTGGTCGGGCGGGTGGCGACGGGGCGCAACCTGACCTTGGGCGTGGCGCCGAAGGAGGCCGGTAAGTTGCTGGCCAAGCTGGCGGAGAAGGTGGCGGCGCGCTTTGGCGTGGTGATCACCGAAAAGTTCGCCGCGCAGGCCGTACCGATCGTAGGTGCAGCGACGGGTGCGGCGTTGAACACGATGTTCACCGATTACTACCAAGACGTCGCGCGCGGGCATTTCATCGTGCGCCGGCTGGAGCGAAAGTACGGCGAAGAGGTGGTGCAGGCGTGTTACCAGCGGATCGCCAACGGCTGA
- a CDS encoding transposase, producing the protein MFGIGIDVSKDRLDVAVHEQQFRHFSNSKRGFEALVRWLQKWPAKQVVLEASGGYEQAALDALHEAGLPMVRINPGRARSFAKATGQLAKTDRIDAMVLAQMAHLLKHTRYTPVAPWQRKLAEFSLRRRHLVQMRSSEKQRMRAFSEPVLQVMMNSQLEYLDEQIRVLDKAIAEQLRNQPSWNSLVEMKGVSTVVMTTLACELPELGKLSGKAISALVGVAPMNRESGSWQGHRRITGGRAVVRQALYMAALSACRYEPQLRDFFKSLKAKGKPGKVALVAVMRKMLVILNARKRDAEAMMASA; encoded by the coding sequence ATGTTTGGGATCGGGATCGACGTAAGTAAGGACCGTCTGGACGTTGCCGTGCACGAGCAGCAGTTCCGCCACTTCAGCAACAGCAAGCGCGGCTTTGAAGCATTGGTTCGCTGGCTGCAGAAGTGGCCGGCCAAGCAGGTCGTGCTTGAAGCGAGCGGAGGTTACGAGCAGGCAGCCCTGGATGCGCTTCATGAGGCCGGCCTGCCAATGGTGCGGATCAATCCAGGCAGGGCGCGTAGCTTCGCCAAAGCCACTGGGCAGCTGGCTAAAACGGACCGGATCGATGCGATGGTGCTGGCCCAGATGGCACACCTGTTGAAGCACACTCGATATACACCAGTAGCGCCGTGGCAGCGAAAACTAGCTGAATTTTCACTGCGCCGGCGTCATCTGGTGCAGATGCGTAGCAGTGAAAAGCAGCGCATGCGTGCATTCAGCGAGCCAGTTCTCCAGGTGATGATGAACAGCCAACTGGAGTACTTGGACGAGCAGATCCGCGTGCTGGACAAGGCAATCGCCGAACAGCTCAGGAATCAGCCCAGTTGGAACAGCTTGGTGGAGATGAAAGGCGTGAGCACCGTTGTGATGACCACGCTTGCTTGTGAACTGCCAGAGCTGGGAAAGCTGAGTGGCAAGGCGATATCCGCCTTGGTCGGCGTAGCCCCCATGAACCGCGAGAGCGGCTCCTGGCAGGGGCATCGACGCATCACCGGCGGCCGCGCGGTCGTACGGCAAGCGCTCTACATGGCCGCCTTGTCAGCCTGCCGGTATGAACCGCAATTGCGTGACTTCTTTAAATCCCTGAAAGCAAAAGGCAAGCCGGGGAAAGTTGCCCTGGTTGCCGTCATGCGCAAAATGCTGGTCATCCTGAATGCCCGCAAACGCGACGCGGAGGCCATGATGGCCTCCGCCTGA